In Pleuronectes platessa chromosome 4, fPlePla1.1, whole genome shotgun sequence, the following proteins share a genomic window:
- the ptch1 gene encoding protein patched homolog 1, with protein sequence MASAANAPSEQENRDPDRPRVTRRNRGDYTRGTPLDLEYLQRPSYCDAGFALQQITEGKATGRKAPLWLRAKFQRLLFRLGCYIQKNCGKFLVVGLMIFGAFAVGLRAANLETDVEKLWVEVGGRVNQELRYTRQKIGEESMFNPQLMIQTPREEGASVLTVEALLQHLESALRASRVHVYLYSRQWKLENLCYKSGDLVTEIPFMDLFIEKLHPCLIITPLDCFWEGAKLHSGMLYLQGKDPLQWTNLDPKDFLEELRGTDIAVEAFEDMLEKADVGHGYMDRPCLNPADPDCPLTAPNKNSTKPFDVARALNGGCHGLSRKYMHWQEELIVGGTTKNGSGPLLSAQALQTMFQLMTPKQMFEHFRGYDDVSHINWNEEKAAAILEAWQRRYSEAVLQSVAANSSQKVLSFTSTTLEDILKSFSDISVIRVASGYLLMLAYACLTMLRWDCAKSQGAVGLAGVLLVTLSVAAGLGLCSLLGISFNAATTQVLPFLALGVGVDDVFLLAHAFSETGQNKRIPFEDRTGECLKRTGASVALTSISNVTAFFMAALIPIPALRAFSLQAAVVVVFNFAMVLLIFPAILSMDLYRREERRFDIFCCFYSPGANRVIQIEPQAYLDGADGSRYSPPPSYRTPPPTYRTPPPSYSSPPPSYSSHGFAQQTEITMQSTVQLRTEYDPRTQVFYTTAEPTSQISVQPINTAQTRSNPSDYYCSNANANRSSGSNLNNNNSGSRSNGGSRGPATFPHHHPAPPPAAPTASSLPQCDAAPSAGQSPENNSSTRNLLSQFGEASLGLRCLEPRCSRWTLASFAEKHYAPFLLQPTTKVVVIVLFLCLLVVSLYGTTQVKDGLELTDIVPRETSEYDFIGAQFKFFSFYNMYVVTQRAEYAKIQPLMHQLHRRFLTVRYVLKEDNGQLPRMWLHYFRDWLQGLQQAFDKDWEAGRITLNSYKNASDDGVLAYKLLVQTGRREKPINFNLLTRHRLVDADGIINPGAFYIYLTAWVSNDPVAYAASQANIRPHPPEWPHDRTDSMPETRLSIPAAEPIEYAQFPFYLNGLRETPQFVEAIKSVRAICSNYSRQGLPSYPNGYPFLFWEQYISLRHWLLLSISVVLACTFLVCALFLLNPWTAGIIVLVLSLMTVELFGFMGLMGIKLSAVPVVILIASVGIGVEFTVHVALAFLTAIGDRHRRAVLALEHMFAPVLDGAFSTLLGVLMLAGSEFDFIVRYFFAVLAILTVLGVLNGLVLLPVLLSYFGPYPEVTPVDGRSRLPTPSPEAPPHVVHFSVRPHNTTTATISGAASDSSDSEYSSNTTVSGISQEVQNYNLPSRRGATRAEEQQYHLQTSRGRAVRPEEDRRAGSGHRRSARQPDPAAYVTSSVSSQGCDSGPQPGATRRNSSRNPKSQLHWQVPPPARPRMDAFETPTEAGGHYGSNSHREHSAGHRARSSHNPQPNHHLPHHHPNSTPYCQPITTVTASASVTVAVHPAPLSNQGPSTSSYPGYTATDSYCPSGPEAPEAAFQDPHVPLDTQTGSRGDTVEAMELQDLEFEAAESNQGRRAS encoded by the exons TCGGCGGACGTGTGAACCAGGAACTGAGGTACACGCGGCAGAAGATCGGTGAAGAGTCCATGTTTAACCCTCAGTTGATGATCCAGACGCCGCGGGAGGAGGGAGCCAGCGTCCTCACGGTGGAGGCGCTCCTGCAGCACCTGGAGTCAGCCCTGCGAGCCAGCAGAGTTCATGTTTACCTTTACAGCAG aCAATGGAAATTAGAAAATTTATGCTACAAATCAGGAGATCTTGTCACGGAAATTCCTTTTATGGATCTG TTCATAGAAAAGCTACATCCCTGCCTCATCATCACCCCTCTGGACTGTTTCTGGGAGGGAGCCAAGCTCCACTCTGGAATGCTCTATCTCCA AGGTAAAGACCCTCTTCAGTGGACCAACTTGGACCCTAAAGACTTCCTTGAGGAACTGCGAGGGACCGATATCGCCGTGGAAGCCTTTGAGGACATGTTGGAAAAGGCAGACGTTGGACACGGCTACATGGATAGACCCTGTCTGAACCCTGCTGACCCCGACTGCCCCCTCACCGCGCCCAACAAGAACTCAACTAAG CCGTTCGATGTGGCGCGGGCCCTGAACGGCGGCTGCCATGGTCTGTCCAGGAAGTACATGCACTGGCAGGAGGAACTGATCGTGGGAGGGACCACCAAGAACGGCAGTGGACCCCTGCTCAG TGCCCAGGCCTTGCAGACCATGTTCCAGCTGATGACTCCCAAGCAGATGTTCGAGCACTTTCGCGGCTACGATGATGTTTCCCACATCAACTGGAACGAGGAGAAGGCAGCAGCCATATTGGAAGCCTGGCAGCGGAGATACTCTGAG GCGGTGCTGCAGAGTGTGGCAGCAAATTCGTCTCAGAAGGTCTTGTCCTTCACCTCAACCACTCTGGAAGATATTCTCAAGTCCTTCTCTGACATTAGTGTCATCCGCGTGGCCAGTGGATACCTGCTGATG CTGGCCTATGCGTGTCTGACCATGCTGCGGTGGGACTGTGCCAAGTCTCAGGGCGCCGTGGGGCTGGCGGGCGTCCTGCTGGTGACACTGTCGGTGGCAGCGGGCCTCGGCCTCTGCTCTCTCCTCGGCATCTCCTTCAATGCTGCGACCACGCAG GTGCTGCCCTTCTTGGCTCTGGGAGTAGGAGTGGACGACGTCTTCCTCCTCGCTCACGCCTTCAGTGAGACCGGGCAGAACAAGAGGATCCCGTTCGAG gaccGTACGGGGGAGTGTCTGAAGAGGACCGGGGCCAGCGTGGCCCTCACCTCCATCAGTAACGTCACAGCATTCTTCATGGCAGCCCTCATCCCCATCCCGGCGCTCCGAGCCTTTTCTCTGCAG GCTGCAGTGGTTGTGGTGTTTAACTTTGCCATGGTGCTGCTCATCTTTCCCGCCATCCTCAGCATGGACCTCTACCGTCGAGAGGAGCGACGCTTCgacatcttctgctgcttctacag CCCAGGGGCCAATCGTGTGATCCAGATCGAGCCTCAGGCGTACCTGGATGGGGCGGACGGGAGTCGCTACAGCCCTCCCCCGTCCTATCGCACCCCACCTCCCACATATCGCACTCCTCCCCCGAGCTACAGTAGCCCTCCTCCCTCCTACAGCAGCCATGGCTTTGCCCAGCAGACTGAAATCACCATGCAGTCCACAGTGCAGCTCAGGACAGAGTATGACCCCCGAACTCAGGTCTTCTACACCACAGCCGAGCCCACTTCCCAGATCTCCGTTCAGCCCATCAATACGGCTCAGACCCGGAGCAACCCAAGTGACTATTACTGCAGCAACGCCAACGCCAACAGGAGCAGCGGCAGCAatctcaacaacaacaatagcGGGAGCCGGAGCAATGGTGGGTCCAGAGGTCCCGCCACCtttccccaccaccaccccgcccctcctcctgcagccccgACAGCTAGCTCGCTCCCTCAGTGCGATGCGGCCCCGTCGGCGGGTCAGAGCCCGGAGAACAACAGCTCCACACGGAACCTGCTGTCCCAGTTTGGAGAAGCCTCGCTGGGCCTGCGCTGCCTGGAGCCTCGCTGCTCCCGCTGGACCCTGGCTTCTTTTGCTGAGAAGCACTATGCCCCGTTTCTCCTGCAGCCCACCACCAAG gtggtggtgatcgTGCTCTTTCTCTGCCTGCTGGTCGTCAGCTTGTACGGGACCACCCAGGTGAAGGACGGCCTGGAGCTGACGGACATCGTGCCCAGGGAGACCAGCGAGTACGACTTCATCGGCGCCCAGTTCAAGTTCTTCTCCTTCTACAACATGTACGTGGTGACGCAGCGGGCCGAGTACGCCAAGATCCAGCCGCTGATGCACCAGCTCCACCGGAGGTTCCTCACCGTCCGCTACGTGCTGAAGGAGGACAACGGGCAGCTGCCGCGCATGTGGCTTCACTACTTCAGGGACTGGCTGCAAG GTCTTCAGCAGGCGTTTGACAAGGACTGGGAGGCCGGCCGCATCACCCTCAACAGCTACAAGAACGCCTCTGACGATGGCGTCCTGGCGTACAAGCTCTTGGTGCAGACGGGACGCAGAGAGAAGCCCATCAACTTCAACCTG TTGACTCGTCATAGGCTTGTGGACGCAGATGGGATCATCAACCCCGGGGCTTTCTACATCTATCTGACCGCCTGGGTCAGCAACGACCCCGTGGCGTACGCCGCCTCGCAGGCCAACATCCGCCCACACCCTCCAGAGTGGCCCCACGACCGCACCGACTCCATGCCCGAGACACGCCTCAGCA TCCCGGCTGCCGAGCCCATCGAATACGCACAGTTTCCCTTCTACCTCAACGGGCTCCGCGAGACGCCGCAGTTTGTGGAGGCCATCAAGAGCGTGCGAGCCATTTGCAGCAACTACAGCCGACAGGGCCTGCCCTCCTACCCCAATGGCTACCCCTTCCTGTTCTGGGAACAGTACATTAGTCTGCGCCACTGGCTCCTGCTGTCCATCAGCGTCGTGCTTGCCTGCACCTTTCTGGTCTGCGCGCTCTTCCTGCTCAACCCGTGGACCGCCGGCATCATC GTGTTGGTGCTGTCCCTCATGACCGTGGAGCTGTTTGGCTTCATGGGGCTGATGGGAATCAAGCTGAGCGCCGTACCGGTGGTGATCCTCATCGCCTCCGTGGGCATCGGAGTGGAGTTCACCGTCCATGTGGCCCTG GCGTTCCTGACCGCCATAGGGGATCGTCACAGGCGGGCCGTGCTGGCATTGGAGCACATGTTTGCTCCGGTGCTCGACGGAGCCTTTTCTACCTTATTAGGTGTCCTGATGCTTGCAGGCTCCGAGTTCGACTTTATCGTCAG GTATTTCTTTGCCGTGTTGGCCATTCTCACAGTTCTGGGAGTGCTGAATGGTCTCGTACTTCTCCCAGTGTTACTGTCATACTTCGGCCCCTATCCAGAG GTCACACCTGTGGATGGTCGTAGCCGGTTACCGACCCCGTCCCCAGAGGCCCCACCTCACGTGGTCCACTTCTCAGTCCGacctcacaacacaaccacagccaCCATCTCCGGTGCAGCCTCAGACTCTTCCGACTCGGAGTACAGCTCCAACACCACGGTGTCCGGCATCAGCCAGGAGGTGCAGAACTACAACCTGCCCTCGCGCAGAGGGGCAACCCGAGCGGAGGAGCAGCAGTACCACCTCCAGACCAGCAGAGGCAGAGCAGTCAGgccagaggaggacaggagagcaGGATCAGGGCACAGGCGCTCAGCCAGACAGCCCGACCCTGCAGCCTATGTGACTTCG tctgtctcctctcaggGTTGTGATTCTGGGCCCCAGCCAGGAGCCACTCGGCGCAACAGCAGCAGGAACCCCAAGAGCCAGCTGCACTGGCAGGTCCCGCCCCCAGCCCGCCCGCGCATGGACGCTTTTGAAACTCCTACTGAGGCTGGGGGCCATTATGGCTCAAACAGCCATAGAGAACACTCAGCAGGCCACAGAGCCCGCTCTTCCCACAACCCACAACCTAACCACCACCTCCCACACCACCACCCCAACTCTACCCCATATTGCCAACCCATCACTACGGTAACAGCGTCGGCCTCCGTCACCGTTGCCGTTCACCCGGCCCCCTTGTCCAACCAGGgcccctccacttcctcttacCCAGGGTACACTGCAACGGACAGTTACTGCCCCTCAGGGCCAGAGGCGCCAGAGGCTGCTTTCCAGGACCCACACGTGCCCCTGGACACCCAGACAGGGTCCAGGGGAGACACGGTGGAGGCCATGGAGCTCCAAGATCTGGAGTTTGAGGCAGCTGAGAGCAACCAGGGCAGACGGGCGAGCTGA